Proteins encoded by one window of Heterodontus francisci isolate sHetFra1 chromosome 12, sHetFra1.hap1, whole genome shotgun sequence:
- the LOC137375688 gene encoding putative nuclease HARBI1: protein MCRISQSAAHLCIREVTHALFRRVGDYVHFRTDVNYLTERSIGSGAIAGFPQMQSVIDCTHVAIKVPAHQPAAFINSKCFHFHNVQLVCNRRKQFLQAVQGARAFLASRAPSEMDPWKQGLSTEDMAFDTCEEPMHRCTEKGCEEPMFSCIEKGYNACHGTTQATIEQTIGLLKMRFRCLDRSGEVLHYALARVSRIMVVCCVLYNLALQSGEALNNEDSEECAVSSADKDAEEEAGSWPSITRCQTPGTTRERP, encoded by the exons ATGTGTAGAATCTCACAGTCAGCAGCACACctgtgcatcagggaggtcacccatgcccttttcaggagggtcggtgactatgtgcacttccGCACAGATGTCAACTATCTAACTGAGAGGTCCATTGGatctggggccatcgctggattcccccagatgcagagtgtcattgactgcacacatgtggctatcAAGGTTCCTGCacaccagccagcggccttcattaACAGTAAGTGCTTCCACTTCCATAATGTACAACTTGTCTGCAACCGGCGCAAacagttcctgcag GCAGTCCaaggtgccagagcttttctggCCTCCCGCGcaccttcagagatggatccttggaaacaagggctatccactgaggaTATGGCttttgacacctgtgaggaacccatgcacagatGCACAGAGAAGGGTTGTGAGGAACCCATGTTCAGCTGCATAGAGAAAGGGTACAACGCCTGCCATGGGACAACGCAAGCAaccatagagcagaccattggtctgctgaagatgagatttaggtgcctagaTCGGTCTGGTGAAGTCCTTCATTATGCCTTGGCAagggtctcacgtatcatggtggtctgctgtgtactGTACAATCTGGCACTACAAAGCggggaggcattgaacaatgaggatagcGAGGAGTGTGCTGTTTCCTCGGCAGATAAGGATGCTGAGGAGGAAGCTGGAAGCTGGCCAAGCATCACCAGATGTCAGACCCCAGGGACAACAAGAGAGCGGCCATGA